The Streptomyces sp. NBC_00597 DNA segment CGTGCGAGCGGCGCGCCCAGGCAGTAGTGGATGCCGTGCCCGTATCCGAGGTGCTGGTTGTCGGTGCGGGAGAGGTCGAGGGTGTCCGGATCGGCGAACCGCTCGGGGTCCCGGTCGGCCGCGGCGAGGACCACGAGCACCGGGTCGCCGGCCGCGACGTCCTGGCCGCCGAGGCTCAGCGCCTCGGTGGCGAACCGCCAGGTGGCCAGCTCCACGGGGCCGTCGTAGCGGAGCAGCTCCTCGACGCCGGTCTCCAGCAGGCCGCTCTCCCCGGCGGCGAGGGAGTCCTGCAGGCGGGTGCGCTGGTCGGGGTTCATGAAGAGGGAGTGGACGCCGTTGCCGATGAGGTTGACGGTCGTCTCGAAGCCGGCGAAGAGCAGGATGAAGGCCATCGCGGTGGCCTCGGCCTCCGTCAGGTGGTCGCCGTGGTCGCTCGCGCGGATCAGATCCGAAATCAGATCATTGCCCAGATCATCCCTTTTTCGGTGGATGAGTTCACCGAGGTAGGTCCGCATCTGCTTCACGGAGCGGGCGACCCCGCCCCGCGGACCGCCGCCGTGCCGGATCATCATCCCCGCCCAGTCGCGGAAGTCGTCCTGGTCCTCGCGCGGTACGCCGAGCATCTCGCAGATGGCGTAGATGGGGAGCGGGAAGGCGAACTCGTGGATGAGGTCCGCTTCACCCCTGCTCGCGAACCGATCGATGAGGTGGTCGGTCAGCTCCTGCACCCGCGGGGCGAACTCGGCGACCCGGCGCGGAGTGAACGCCTTCGACACCAGCCGCCGCAGCCGGGTGTGGTCCGGCGGATCGATGTTGAGCAGATGGGTCATCAGCTCCGCCTTGCGCTCCCCCGGGATCCCGGTCTTGCCCTTGGCGTGCGCCGGCTCCGCGTGGTGCGCCGGGTTCTTGCTGAGCCGCTGGTCGGCGAGGGCCTGGCGGGCATCGGCGTACCGGGTGACCAGCCAGGCCTCGACCCCGCTCGGCAGCTTGGTGCGGTGCACCGGGGAGTGCTCGCGCAGCCAGGCGTACGCCGGGTACGGATCGGTGGCGAACTCCCAGTCGAACAGGGTCGGGCCCTGGGGAGGAGTGTTGTCGTGGGGGGCTGCGGAGGTCGGCTCGTGCACCCGCTGACCGTATCCCGCGC contains these protein-coding regions:
- a CDS encoding cytochrome P450, translated to MHEPTSAAPHDNTPPQGPTLFDWEFATDPYPAYAWLREHSPVHRTKLPSGVEAWLVTRYADARQALADQRLSKNPAHHAEPAHAKGKTGIPGERKAELMTHLLNIDPPDHTRLRRLVSKAFTPRRVAEFAPRVQELTDHLIDRFASRGEADLIHEFAFPLPIYAICEMLGVPREDQDDFRDWAGMMIRHGGGPRGGVARSVKQMRTYLGELIHRKRDDLGNDLISDLIRASDHGDHLTEAEATAMAFILLFAGFETTVNLIGNGVHSLFMNPDQRTRLQDSLAAGESGLLETGVEELLRYDGPVELATWRFATEALSLGGQDVAAGDPVLVVLAAADRDPERFADPDTLDLSRTDNQHLGYGHGIHYCLGAPLARLEGQTALASLLTRLPDLELAVPPNELRWRGGLIMRGLRTLPVRFAPRNT